From the Leptospira perdikensis genome, the window GGCCACGTAGATCGTGGGAAATAATCGACAAAAAACGATCCTTGGTTCCATTAGCGACCATCAACTCACGGTTGACGTTAGACATTTGTTTTTCTAAATTTCGTTGTTCTGTGTTATCTCTAAAAACAATAACCATCCCAATTTTTTTACGATTGGCATCACGAATCTGTTTGGCGGTTACTTCCCAATATTTATCGTCTTTTTCCCAAATCCATTTTGTGAGTGTACGTTTATCCGATAAATGATCAAGGCGGGAAATAATACCTGGGGCAGATGCAAAAAAATACTTATATGAAAGTAAGGTAGAGTTTTTGGAAGCAACATGAAATAAATGTTCTGCCGCCATATTCCAATCTACAATTCGATTATTTGAATCGAGAATCACAACTGCTTCATCTAATTCGTCTACAATCTCTCCACGAACCAATGGAACCAAATCGAACATACGATAATATCCAATGGCAAAGAAAATAAGAATCACCTGAATAGTACTCATCACCGCAGTGATGTTGAGCCCCGGCAAGGGTCTAAAACCTAATTTATGTAAAATTGCAGTTACCCAAATAAAAAGGTACGACAATAGAATCAGTGTATACCTTCGCCTTTCGGTTGACTTTGATATAAAGATTCCTTTAATTAATAAATACCCAACAAATACAGACCAGAAAAATGAAAAAAAATAAGAAACAACAAACCCACCAGTATTGGTTTCTTGAACCCACTGTATTCTTCCATTGATATCCACTAAATAAGTATCTAGTGTTAAGGTTTTAAAAATAGGATCAAGGACACAAACCACCAATGTCAAAAGAGGTTGTATGGTCAAAAGAACCCAAAATCTTTTAGTCAACAAATGTTTGTTTTGTGTAAATTCTAACGAAACAAGAACCATACCCACATTGGCAAGAGACACACCAATGTATAACAGAGAGATAAAGGATCTGTGTAAAGCTGGGCTGATAAATATAAAATCGATTCCATAGAATCCGGTCCACATTAATGAACCGAAAACTAAAACTAAAAGGTATTTAACAAGATCAAGGCGGAAGGATTTTAAAACGAATAGCCCCAATACAAGATTGAAGCCGAATGCTAGAAATAAAAGTAGACTATATGGATGGAATTGCCACAAACTAAGTTTCTTCGCTACTTAGCATTTCACAATTTCCGTCAAAAACAACACCATCAGCAATTTGAAGTTTTGCTGTACGAATATTACCTTGGACTTTTCCTGTTGCTAACATTTCCAATCTTTGTGTGGCAGTTACGTTCCCAATGATGGTTCCACCGACAACAACAGTACCTGCTTTGATGTTTGCTTTCACTCTAGCACCTTCACTGATTACAAGGTAACCATCAGAGATGATTTCGCCGGTGAAATCACCGGAAATTTGTAAAGGTTTCTTGAACGCTAAAGTTCCGCTAAATGCTGTTTCTTTTCCGAGGATAGTGGCAATTACTCCGTGTTCGGTGATGGTTGTTTGCATTTCTTTTTTTGACATAGTTCCTATTTAGTTTTCATATTATACACGCCGTCCCAATCTTCTGGTGGAGGGTCTGCAATATAATCGTCACATCTTTCAATGTATAATTTCGAAGGGCCATCATCAGGATGAATCGCAA encodes:
- a CDS encoding sensor histidine kinase, with the translated sequence MWQFHPYSLLLFLAFGFNLVLGLFVLKSFRLDLVKYLLVLVFGSLMWTGFYGIDFIFISPALHRSFISLLYIGVSLANVGMVLVSLEFTQNKHLLTKRFWVLLTIQPLLTLVVCVLDPIFKTLTLDTYLVDINGRIQWVQETNTGGFVVSYFFSFFWSVFVGYLLIKGIFISKSTERRRYTLILLSYLFIWVTAILHKLGFRPLPGLNITAVMSTIQVILIFFAIGYYRMFDLVPLVRGEIVDELDEAVVILDSNNRIVDWNMAAEHLFHVASKNSTLLSYKYFFASAPGIISRLDHLSDKRTLTKWIWEKDDKYWEVTAKQIRDANRKKIGMVIVFRDNTEQRNLEKQMSNVNRELMVANGTKDRFLSIISHDLRGPLAGIKMLLKVLNEDMKKKEDALAGMTQSLVDATESVFSLLENLLEWSKLQRGQEEFRPHYYRLDNIVRECLELFVLSASNKGISFKVEVPSHAMVFCDDRMIITVIRNLVSNALKFSHTNGEILIQALDVNGDWQVSVIDSGVGMSKTIIDKLFKAGEVIKSTGTGGETGNGIGLLLCHEFVTVNGGTLFADSDGVSGSRFVFTIPKKIQGG
- a CDS encoding bactofilin family protein; the encoded protein is MSKKEMQTTITEHGVIATILGKETAFSGTLAFKKPLQISGDFTGEIISDGYLVISEGARVKANIKAGTVVVGGTIIGNVTATQRLEMLATGKVQGNIRTAKLQIADGVVFDGNCEMLSSEET